From the Opitutia bacterium genome, one window contains:
- a CDS encoding RNA methyltransferase: MAGGGAVRCVVRAPHSAPAKPTELNVCGWQAVSALFAQHPADVLRLFFDAQTGKRAGEMCSYLAQNKRVYRQVPPEELEKVAGTVHHGGIVAVIAARPLRRVTPDVLTAWAKAKTPLLLLDRVSNANNLGAIVRSAAYFGVRAIVIPDAPGQAVPSEAAYRVAEGGMEFVEFYRVPSLADFCATLKRSHYLIGTSLRGTQLSPREVRDRGLPRPPAIVLGNEEKGIAPGVAAACDRLVKIPGAETVESLNVSAAAAVLCWEFFGAR; the protein is encoded by the coding sequence ATGGCGGGCGGCGGCGCGGTGCGCTGCGTCGTGCGCGCGCCACATTCCGCTCCTGCGAAACCCACCGAACTCAACGTCTGCGGCTGGCAGGCCGTGTCCGCGCTGTTCGCGCAACACCCGGCCGACGTGTTGCGGTTGTTCTTCGATGCCCAGACGGGCAAGCGCGCGGGCGAGATGTGCTCCTACCTCGCGCAGAACAAGCGCGTCTACCGCCAGGTGCCGCCCGAGGAACTCGAGAAGGTCGCCGGCACCGTGCATCATGGCGGCATCGTCGCGGTGATCGCGGCGCGGCCGTTGCGGCGCGTGACGCCCGATGTGCTCACCGCGTGGGCGAAGGCGAAGACGCCGCTCTTGCTCCTCGATCGCGTGAGCAACGCCAACAATCTCGGCGCGATCGTGCGCAGCGCGGCGTATTTCGGCGTGCGCGCGATCGTGATTCCCGATGCACCCGGCCAGGCGGTCCCGAGCGAGGCGGCGTATCGCGTGGCCGAGGGCGGCATGGAGTTCGTGGAGTTCTATCGCGTGCCGTCGCTGGCGGATTTTTGCGCGACGTTGAAGCGCAGCCACTACCTCATCGGCACGAGCTTGCGCGGCACGCAACTGTCGCCGCGCGAAGTGCGCGACCGCGGCTTGCCGCGTCCGCCGGCCATCGTGCTCGGCAACGAGGAAAAAGGCATCGCGCCGGGCGTCGCGGCGGCGTGCGATCGACTCGTGAAAATCCCCGGCGCCGAAACGGTCGAGTCGCTCAACGTGTCCGCGGCAGCGGCCGTGCTCTGCTGGGAATTTTTCGGCGCACGGTGA
- a CDS encoding cyclase family protein produces MKLIDISRPIHNGMVVWPGDTATEFSFAATKAGGYSANVGRLVTSMHAGTHVDAPYHFADAGAKIDEVALDAYVGPARVIDARGRDVLTPELFAPFDWTATPRALIRTDCWQNPAEFPPGWPRYAPELPAWLGAHGVRLIGMDFPSVDQPTSKDLLTHHALEAARVLILENLDLREAEPGVYELIALPLKVRGGDGSPVRAVLRRD; encoded by the coding sequence ATGAAACTGATCGATATCTCCCGCCCGATCCACAACGGCATGGTCGTCTGGCCCGGCGACACCGCGACCGAGTTCTCCTTCGCCGCCACCAAGGCCGGCGGCTACTCGGCCAACGTCGGCCGCCTCGTCACGAGCATGCACGCCGGCACGCACGTCGACGCACCGTATCACTTCGCCGATGCCGGCGCGAAGATCGACGAAGTCGCGCTCGACGCCTACGTCGGACCGGCGCGCGTGATCGACGCCCGCGGGCGCGACGTGCTCACGCCGGAACTCTTCGCGCCGTTCGACTGGACCGCGACGCCCCGCGCGCTCATTCGCACCGATTGCTGGCAAAACCCCGCCGAGTTTCCGCCCGGCTGGCCGCGCTACGCGCCGGAGTTGCCGGCCTGGCTCGGCGCGCATGGCGTGCGGCTCATCGGCATGGATTTCCCGTCCGTCGATCAGCCCACGAGCAAGGACCTGCTCACGCACCACGCGCTCGAAGCGGCCCGCGTGCTCATCCTCGAAAACCTCGACCTGCGCGAAGCGGAGCCTGGCGTCTACGAACTCATCGCGCTGCCGCTGAAAGTGCGCGGCGGCGACGGCTCGCCCGTGCGCGCAGTGCTGCGGCGCGATTGA
- the glgA gene encoding glycogen synthase GlgA translates to MRRLKVLFVTPEVEPFVKVGGLADMVGALPKDIAALGHDARVMCPLYATTKRVGEWTTREEPLGVDVGPEARWARTWETTLPGTAVPAYFIEHDWYFGRPEVYSESSDNPFRFAFFCRAVLALCEQLDWIPDVIHAHDWTTGLLPVMLNTTLRDGPLGKIATVFTVHNLEHQGLAPRGLVEFSRLPMSEYRADSLESHGQVNMMKGGLYHSSKITTVSPTYAQEIRTREGGFGLDSVLRFRSADVIGILNGIDAAAWDPATDKALPANFSAADLAGKAACKAALQERLGLNPDAHVAVYGVVARLAHQKGLDLLAESIGHIVERMHVQFAIVGSGDERTEAMFRAAAARYPGKIGAFIGFDPKLARLVQAGSDLFVMPSRSEPCGLTQMYAMRYGTLPIVRATGGLVDTVVNYDEGSNRGTGFLFREANSAALYQAIGRACATYYDRREEFRAMQLRAMAQDFSWAASAPKYVECYRWAIEARTGVALEE, encoded by the coding sequence ATGCGCCGGCTGAAAGTCCTGTTCGTCACCCCCGAGGTTGAACCTTTCGTCAAAGTGGGCGGTCTCGCCGACATGGTCGGCGCGCTGCCGAAAGACATCGCGGCGCTCGGCCACGATGCGCGGGTCATGTGCCCGCTCTACGCCACGACGAAACGCGTCGGTGAATGGACGACGCGCGAGGAGCCGCTCGGCGTCGATGTCGGTCCCGAGGCGCGTTGGGCGCGCACGTGGGAAACGACGCTGCCGGGGACCGCGGTGCCGGCCTATTTCATCGAGCACGATTGGTATTTCGGCCGCCCGGAGGTCTACAGCGAGTCGAGCGACAATCCGTTTCGCTTCGCGTTCTTCTGTCGCGCGGTGCTCGCGCTGTGCGAGCAGCTCGACTGGATCCCGGACGTGATCCATGCGCACGATTGGACGACGGGCCTGCTGCCCGTGATGCTGAACACGACGCTGCGCGACGGACCGCTCGGGAAAATCGCGACGGTTTTCACGGTGCACAACCTCGAGCATCAGGGCCTCGCGCCGCGCGGACTCGTGGAGTTTTCTCGGCTGCCAATGAGCGAGTATCGTGCCGACTCGCTCGAGAGCCACGGCCAGGTGAACATGATGAAGGGCGGGCTCTATCACTCGTCGAAGATCACGACGGTGAGTCCGACCTACGCGCAGGAAATCCGGACGCGCGAAGGTGGCTTCGGACTGGATAGCGTGCTGCGTTTCCGCTCGGCGGATGTGATTGGCATCCTCAACGGCATCGATGCCGCCGCGTGGGATCCTGCGACCGACAAGGCGCTGCCCGCGAATTTCTCCGCCGCCGATCTCGCCGGCAAAGCGGCGTGCAAGGCGGCGTTGCAGGAACGGCTCGGCCTCAATCCCGACGCGCATGTCGCCGTCTACGGCGTCGTCGCGCGTCTCGCGCATCAGAAGGGTCTCGACCTGCTCGCCGAATCGATCGGGCACATCGTCGAGCGCATGCACGTGCAGTTTGCCATCGTGGGCAGCGGCGACGAGCGGACCGAAGCGATGTTCCGTGCGGCGGCGGCGCGCTATCCGGGCAAGATCGGGGCGTTCATCGGCTTCGACCCGAAGCTCGCGCGTCTCGTGCAGGCGGGCAGCGATCTCTTTGTGATGCCGAGCCGTTCGGAGCCGTGCGGTCTCACCCAGATGTATGCGATGCGCTACGGCACGTTGCCGATCGTGCGCGCGACCGGCGGCCTCGTGGACACGGTGGTGAACTACGACGAAGGCTCGAATCGCGGCACGGGTTTCCTTTTCCGCGAAGCGAACTCGGCCGCGCTCTACCAGGCGATCGGCCGCGCGTGCGCGACTTACTACGACCGGCGCGAGGAGTTTCGCGCCATGCAGCTGCGTGCGATGGCGCAGGATTTTTCGTGGGCCGCGAGTGCGCCGAAATACGTGGAGTGTTACCGCTGGGCGATCGAGGCGCGGACGGGCGTGGCGCTGGAGGAGTGA
- a CDS encoding immunity protein 31: protein MNPFAFYQEVRLARPQPHNAHLAGRTGVILGIGREPGQPVCYGLTIEGEDQIVTCEESELEATGRQFRREDFYDDRRKFRVRVDRDGRGHLA, encoded by the coding sequence ATGAACCCTTTTGCCTTCTACCAAGAGGTGCGTCTCGCCCGCCCGCAGCCGCACAACGCCCACCTCGCCGGCCGCACCGGCGTCATCCTCGGCATCGGCCGCGAACCCGGACAACCCGTCTGCTACGGCCTCACGATCGAAGGCGAAGACCAGATCGTCACCTGCGAGGAATCCGAACTCGAAGCCACCGGCCGCCAGTTCCGCCGCGAGGATTTCTACGACGACCGCCGGAAGTTCCGCGTCCGCGTCGACCGCGACGGCCGCGGACACCTCGCCTGA
- a CDS encoding 3-deoxy-D-arabino-heptulosonate 7-phosphate synthase, producing the protein MILPKANRLTPEQLNEVTTIVAEFGCKIQPIIGAVRSIYAIVGDERDDLMIARLEGLDYVERIDRIQSPFKLMDRRSDLANHRLKIGNVTLGEELLIIAGQCTIDPKNPNYYLETSQAVKEAGADALRGGVWKPRTNPYSFQGDARSLEILMDASRRTGLPVVTEVMELEHINLALDAGVHVLQIGARNALNYSLLRQVGRAIAGRQTAVMLKRSIHSGPLAEFISAAEYIAAFGNPNVILCPRGTQPQLEGYRNQPDESITPLLKEKTWAPVVVDPSHSVGKASYVPAAALAAVAYGCDGLCIEAHVSPSHGIGDDPKQAVTPSALAELVKRCRALHASLRPQPAAARA; encoded by the coding sequence ATGATCCTCCCCAAAGCCAATCGCCTCACGCCCGAACAGCTCAACGAAGTCACGACCATCGTCGCCGAGTTCGGCTGCAAGATTCAGCCGATCATCGGCGCCGTGCGCTCCATCTACGCCATCGTCGGCGACGAGCGCGATGACCTCATGATCGCGCGCCTCGAGGGCCTCGACTACGTCGAGCGCATCGACCGCATCCAGTCGCCGTTCAAGCTCATGGACCGGCGCTCCGATCTCGCGAATCACCGCCTGAAAATCGGCAACGTTACGCTGGGCGAGGAACTGCTCATCATCGCCGGCCAGTGCACGATCGATCCGAAAAATCCCAACTACTACCTCGAGACTTCGCAGGCCGTGAAGGAGGCCGGCGCCGACGCGCTCCGCGGCGGTGTGTGGAAGCCGCGCACGAATCCCTACAGCTTCCAGGGCGACGCGCGCTCGCTTGAAATCCTCATGGACGCCTCGCGCCGCACCGGCCTACCCGTCGTCACCGAGGTAATGGAACTCGAGCACATCAATCTCGCCCTCGATGCCGGCGTGCACGTGCTCCAAATCGGCGCGCGCAACGCCCTCAACTACTCGCTCCTCCGCCAGGTCGGCCGCGCCATCGCCGGCCGCCAGACCGCCGTGATGCTCAAGCGCAGCATCCACAGCGGCCCGCTCGCGGAGTTCATTTCCGCTGCCGAATACATCGCGGCTTTCGGCAATCCGAACGTCATTCTCTGTCCGCGCGGCACGCAGCCGCAGCTCGAGGGTTACCGCAATCAGCCCGACGAATCGATCACACCGCTCCTCAAGGAAAAGACTTGGGCGCCGGTCGTCGTCGACCCGTCGCACTCGGTCGGCAAGGCCTCCTACGTCCCGGCCGCCGCGCTCGCCGCGGTCGCCTACGGCTGCGACGGCCTCTGCATCGAGGCTCACGTCAGCCCGTCGCACGGCATCGGCGACGACCCGAAGCAGGCCGTGACACCCTCGGCGCTTGCCGAGCTGGTCAAACGCTGCCGCGCTCTCCACGCTTCGCTGCGTCCCCAACCCGCCGCCGCCCGCGCATGA
- a CDS encoding PEP-CTERM sorting domain-containing protein, whose amino-acid sequence MFQLQLTRTEAGATFEVFRGTTGTGPTTLVYSLDHTTPETEFDEFAIFSQNARTYWLDNLSVSTGNVSAVPEPSTYGALAGALVLGLVAWRRRNT is encoded by the coding sequence ATGTTCCAGCTCCAGCTGACACGCACCGAGGCGGGCGCGACTTTCGAAGTGTTCCGCGGCACGACCGGCACCGGGCCCACCACGCTCGTCTACAGCCTCGACCACACGACGCCGGAGACCGAATTCGACGAATTCGCCATCTTCTCCCAAAACGCTCGCACCTACTGGCTCGACAACCTCAGCGTCAGCACGGGCAACGTCAGCGCTGTGCCCGAGCCCTCGACCTACGGCGCCCTCGCCGGTGCGCTCGTGCTTGGCCTCGTCGCCTGGCGCCGGCGGAACACCTAG
- the kynU gene encoding kynureninase, with product MPFAALRDHAAALDRADPLARLRAEFHLPAGQIYLDGNSLGLLSRPAEAAARRVLDEWRTLGIGAWTDATPPWVSLCETIATQLAPLVGAAPDELCVTSSTTGNLHQLLATLFDPAATRRVILGDELNFPSDAHAIASHLRLRGLDPATHYREVRSRDGRTLNEDDIIAAFAPDVQIAVLPSVLFTSGQRLDLARLTREAHARGIVIGFDCSHSIGAVPHVFDADGVDFAFWCSYKYLNAGPGAVGGLYLHRRHHTRAPGLAGWWGVALGRRFAMSHTHEAALGAAALHVGTPPILSVAPLQGALGLFAAAGGIAPLRAKSLALTSWLIELADAHLAPLGFTVVTPRDPAHRGGHVSLAHPEAWRICQALKAAGVVPDFRPPDVVRLAPTALYNSYSDCVATIERLHHIAVTRSYETFPAHRGSVT from the coding sequence ATGCCGTTTGCCGCCCTCCGGGACCACGCCGCTGCGTTGGATCGCGCCGATCCGCTCGCACGCTTGCGGGCAGAGTTTCACCTGCCGGCGGGACAAATCTACCTCGACGGCAATTCGCTCGGGCTGCTCTCGCGTCCTGCGGAAGCCGCCGCGCGCCGCGTGCTCGATGAGTGGCGCACGCTCGGCATCGGCGCCTGGACGGACGCCACGCCGCCGTGGGTTTCACTGTGCGAGACGATCGCGACGCAGCTCGCCCCGCTCGTCGGCGCGGCACCGGACGAGCTCTGCGTGACGAGTTCAACCACCGGCAATCTCCATCAGTTGCTCGCGACGCTTTTCGACCCCGCCGCCACGCGTCGCGTCATCCTCGGTGACGAACTGAATTTCCCTTCCGATGCGCACGCGATCGCCAGTCACCTCCGCCTGCGCGGCCTCGATCCCGCGACGCACTACCGCGAGGTGCGCAGCCGCGACGGGCGCACGCTGAACGAGGACGACATCATCGCCGCGTTCGCCCCGGACGTGCAGATCGCGGTGCTGCCCTCGGTGCTGTTCACGAGCGGCCAACGGCTCGATCTCGCGCGCCTCACCCGCGAAGCACACGCGCGCGGCATCGTGATCGGGTTCGACTGCTCGCACTCGATCGGCGCCGTGCCGCACGTGTTCGATGCCGACGGCGTCGATTTCGCGTTCTGGTGTTCCTACAAGTATCTCAACGCCGGCCCCGGCGCGGTCGGCGGCCTTTACCTCCATCGCCGCCACCACACGCGCGCGCCCGGCCTCGCCGGCTGGTGGGGCGTGGCGCTCGGCCGGCGCTTCGCCATGTCGCACACGCACGAGGCCGCCCTCGGCGCCGCGGCGCTGCACGTGGGCACGCCGCCCATCCTGAGCGTGGCGCCGTTGCAGGGAGCGCTCGGACTCTTCGCTGCCGCCGGCGGCATCGCTCCCCTGCGGGCAAAATCCCTCGCGCTCACCTCGTGGCTCATCGAACTCGCCGATGCGCACCTCGCGCCGCTCGGCTTCACCGTCGTGACACCCCGCGATCCCGCGCACCGCGGCGGCCACGTGTCGCTCGCCCATCCGGAGGCCTGGCGCATTTGCCAGGCGTTGAAGGCGGCCGGCGTGGTGCCGGATTTCCGTCCGCCCGACGTCGTCCGGCTCGCACCGACCGCGCTCTATAATTCCTACAGCGACTGCGTTGCCACCATCGAACGGCTCCACCACATCGCCGTCACCCGCAGCTACGAAACCTTTCCCGCGCACCGCGGCAGCGTCACATGA
- a CDS encoding FAD-binding oxidoreductase has protein sequence MNRPIWDDAPWEPLPQLAGVVRADVCVVGLGGSGLAALEELRARGVDAVGIDARGAGAGAAGRNGGFVLAGLAKFYHDTVAQFGREVAAGIYRATAEEIQRQAAALPGVFKLNGSLRIAASPAEGEDCRAHLAALQADGFRVEWYRGPEGEGLLLPTDGVFQPLARVRAVARRLREQGVRLFERSPLKKLVPGQVVSDVGAVVADTVIVAVDGRLERIFPELASRVRTARLQMLATAPTREVSFPRAVYWRYGYEYWQQLADGSIALGGFRDHALEEEWTQSADPTDFIQEKIERFLRGHLGVNAPVTHRWAASVGYTIDGLPLLEEVRPKVWALGGYSGTGNIVGSLCGRAAAARACGERSPWAELLRQARARAKV, from the coding sequence GTGAACAGGCCGATCTGGGACGATGCGCCGTGGGAACCGCTGCCGCAGCTTGCGGGCGTGGTGCGGGCGGATGTGTGCGTGGTCGGCCTCGGTGGCTCGGGGCTGGCGGCGCTGGAGGAGTTGCGCGCGCGGGGTGTGGATGCGGTCGGGATCGACGCGCGTGGCGCGGGCGCGGGTGCGGCGGGGCGCAACGGCGGCTTCGTGCTGGCGGGACTGGCGAAGTTTTATCACGACACCGTCGCGCAGTTCGGGCGCGAGGTTGCGGCGGGCATTTATCGCGCGACGGCGGAGGAAATCCAGCGGCAGGCGGCGGCGTTGCCCGGTGTGTTCAAATTGAACGGCTCGCTGCGGATCGCGGCGAGTCCGGCGGAAGGGGAGGATTGCCGCGCGCATCTGGCGGCGTTGCAGGCCGACGGGTTTCGAGTCGAGTGGTATCGCGGGCCGGAGGGCGAGGGGTTGTTGTTGCCGACGGACGGCGTGTTTCAGCCGCTCGCGCGGGTGCGGGCGGTTGCGCGGCGGTTGCGCGAGCAGGGCGTGCGTTTGTTCGAGCGCTCGCCGTTGAAGAAGCTCGTGCCGGGGCAGGTCGTGTCCGATGTGGGCGCGGTCGTGGCGGACACGGTGATCGTCGCCGTGGATGGGCGGCTGGAGCGGATTTTCCCGGAGCTGGCGTCGCGCGTGCGCACGGCTCGGCTGCAGATGCTGGCCACGGCGCCGACGCGCGAGGTGAGTTTTCCGCGGGCGGTCTACTGGCGTTACGGCTACGAGTATTGGCAGCAGCTCGCGGACGGTTCGATCGCGCTCGGCGGGTTTCGCGATCACGCGCTGGAGGAGGAATGGACGCAATCGGCGGATCCCACGGACTTCATTCAGGAAAAGATCGAGCGGTTCCTGCGCGGGCATCTCGGCGTGAATGCTCCCGTGACGCACCGCTGGGCGGCGTCGGTGGGTTACACGATCGATGGTTTGCCGCTGCTCGAGGAGGTGCGCCCGAAAGTCTGGGCGCTGGGCGGCTACAGCGGCACGGGCAACATCGTGGGTTCGCTTTGCGGTCGCGCGGCGGCGGCGCGGGCATGCGGCGAGCGTTCGCCGTGGGCGGAATTGCTGCGGCAGGCGCGTGCGCGCGCGAAGGTCTAG